From the genome of Litorilinea aerophila:
CCAGGCAGTGGAACGTTCCTGATGGCGACCGTCACCACGACAGCCCCCCATCTACAAGATAGCACCTACTGCAATGTACTCGCCCGACAGAATGGGCTGGACCCGGGCGGCCACGCCGGCCATTTCGACGACGCCGTGCTGGTGGAAACGCCCTTGCCCTGGCGGCGGGATATCTACCAGACGGCCGGCCCACTGCCCCAGGAGCTGATTGACCTGCTGGCTTTGTGGTTGGAACGCTACCGTCAAACCGGAATCTACAACCACCGCCCGCTCCTGATCGCACCGGACCCCGACTATTCAGAACCCGGGTATCGACGTGTGATCTTCTACCGACGCCCACAGGAGCCCTGTGCCCACTTCCATAAGACCGAGTATTCGGTCCCGGAAGCGAAAGTGGGGCCGTTGCTCTGGGCACTCTTCCAGGATCGGGAGGGGTTGGCGGCCTTTGAACCCTACCGCCGGCCGGAAGCAGAGCGGCTGCGGGACCTGCTGGTCTGTACCCATGGGACAGTGGACGTGGCCTGTGCCAAGTTCGGCTATCCCCTCTACCGAAACCTGCGCCACGAAATCGCCAGCCCAGATCTGCGTATCTGGCGGGTGAGCCACTTCGGCGGCCACGTGTTCGCGCCCACCTTTCTGGATATGCCCACAGGCCATTACTGGGCCTACATGGATGTAGCGGAAAGCGAGGCTGTGCTCGGCCGCACCGGCGCTCCCGCCGCCCTGTACGGCCACTATCGAGGCTGGGCCGGTCTGCCGACAGGCTTTGCCCAGGCAGTCGAGCGGGAGATATGGCAACAGGAAGGGTGGCAGTGGTTTGACTATCCCAAGGCCTGCACCGTGTTGGAGCAGGATACGGACGGCGCTTCCCCCAGGTGGATGGTGATTCGAATGGACTTCCGGCGAACCGACGGTTCATCCGCCGGCTACCTGGCTCGGGTGGAAATTTCCCACACGGTGGAGACACGGCCCTCTACCCGCGGCGCCGATGCCTACGCCTACCCCCAATATGAAGTCTCCTGGCTGAAACTTGTGACGTGAAGTCCCCCAAAGGATCAAAATCAGGTGAAAGGTCTATAAAAAATGAATTCGCACAAAGTCTCCTACCAAACAAGGCGTCATCCACTGCTGACCCTGGGGCTGATCCTGCTGTTGCTGCTGGCCGGATGCGCAGCACCGGCTGCTCCGGACAGCGCCCCATCCCCCGCGCCCACTCCACTTACCGTGGACCATGCCCTGGGTGAAACGGAGATCCCCACCACGCCCCAGCGCATCGTTGCACTGGAGTGGACCTACGTGGAAGATCTGCTGGCGTTGGGTATACAGCCCGTGGGCGTGGCCGACATCGCCGGCTATGAAGAGTGGGTGCAGATCCCAGTGGAACTTGCCCCGGATGTCACCGACGTGGGCACCCGCCAGGCCCCCAATCTGGAGACCATTGCCGGCCTGAATCCCGACCTGATCGTCGCCCCAGCTTTCCGGATTGCCGACATTTACGAACAGCTGAGCGAAATCGCGCCCACCCTGGCCTTCGACGCCTACCCCACCGACCCCGAGCAAACCCAGTACGAGGAAATGCGCCAGACCTTCCTCACCCTGGCCGATGTGGTGAACCGACGGGCAGCAGGCGAGGCCGTCCTGGCGGAGATGGAAGACACCTTTACCGCAGCTAGACAGGCCATTGAAGCGGCCGGCCTGCTGGGCGAGCCCTTCGTCCTGGCCCAGGCCTTTGGGCAGGACACCGTCCAGGTGCGCCTCTTCACCGAAAACGCCCTCGCCGTCCAGATGGTGGAGCAGATCGGGCTGGAAAATGCCTGGGAAGATGCCACTTTCCAGCAGTACGGCTTCAGCACCGTCAGCGTGGAGGCCCTGCCGGATCTGGGCGACGTCCATTTCTTCTACGTGGTGCAGGAGGAGAATAACGTCTTCGCCCGGGAAGCCGTCCGTCCGGTGTGGGAGAGCCTTCCCTTTGTTCAGAATGGCCATGCCTATCCCCTGGGCGGAGACACCTGGCTCTTCGGCGGCCCCCTCTCGGCCCAGGTCCTGGTCCACGCCATCCTGGACGCCCTGGGCCTGGCGCTCCCCGCGGAGACGGCCTTCCCCGTCACCATCGAGCACAAATTCGGCACCACCACCATTCCCCAGGCGCCCCAGCGGGTGCTCTCCCTGGGCTACAACGACCAGGATCCCATCCTGGCTCTGGGGGTGGTCCCAGTGGCGGTGCGCTACTGGTTCGGCGATCCAGGCGATCAGATCTGGCCCTGGGCCGAGGAAGCCCTGGGCGATGCCCGGCCGGCCATCCTGAACATGCCCTTCGGCGAATTGAACTTCGAAGCCATCGCCGCGCTCCAGCCCGACCTGATCATCGCCGTTTCCGCAGGCATTGACGAGGAAGAGTACGCCCTCCTCTCCCAAATCGCGCCCACGGTGGCCCAGTCGGACGCCTATGTCAATTTCGGCACCCCCTGGCAGGAGCAGACCCGCCTCATCGGCCGGGCCCTGGGCAAGGAGGCCCTGGCCAACCGCCTGGTGGCAGAGATGGAAGCCCGCTTCGCCCAGGCCCGGGAAGCCCATCCGGAGTTCGTGGGGGCCACCGCGGCCATCGCCTCCCCGGCCGGGGAAGGGCAGTTTTTCTTCTCAGGCCCCCAGCACGAACGCCAGCGGGTCCTGACTTCCCTGGGCTTCGTGTTGCCAGAAGAGCTGGCCCAGATTGCGGGCGATTCGTTCTACGGCACCATCAGCGGCGAACGGCTGGACCTGCTGGACACCGACGTCCTCATCTGGACTGTGTCCAGCCCGGAACAGCGGGCCGCTATCGAATCGAACCCCCTGTACCAGCAGCTGGCCGTGGCCCGGGAGGGACGGCACATCTTCCTGGATACCTCCGGCAGCGGTGAGCTGGTGGGGCCGGCCCTGGTCTTCAGCAGCGTGCTCAGCCTGCCCCTGGTCTTCGACGAGCTGGTGCCCATGCTGGCCGAACGGCTCCAGCGTTAGGTGAAGGTGCCATGGGTGTGGTAACCACTTCTACCGCTTCGGGTGGGCTCCGCCTGGTCCGGTCCCGTGGCGGCCTGGTGGCCGGACTTGTGCTGGGTCTGGCGCTGCTGTTGGCGATCCTGCTGGCCAGCCTGGCCTTTGGCGCTGCGGAGATCCCCCTCCCCGAGGTCTGGGCTGCCCTCTTTGCCTTCGACGCCGGCGCCACCAACCATTTGATCGTGCGCACCTTGCGCGTGCCCCGGGCGCTGGTGGCGGCTTTGGTGGGGGCGTCCCTGGCCGTGGCCGGCGCCCTGGTCCAGGGTCTCACCCGCAATCCCCTAGGGGATCCAGGCATTTTGGGCATCAACGCGGGCGCAGCGCTGGGGGTGGTGGTGGCCGTCTTCCTCTTCCAGATCCACACCCTGTCCCTCTTTGCGCTCTTTGCCTTTGCCGGCGCGGCCTTGACCGCGACGGCAGTCTACGGGCTGGGCGCATGGGGGCGGGGTGGCCCCACGCCCCTGAACCTGACCATCGCCGGTGCGGCCCTGACGGCGCTGCTTTCGTCCTTCACCACCGCCATCCTGATCTTGAACCAGCGCACCCTGGAAGAAGTTCGCTTCTGGCTGGCCGGTTCGGTGGCGGGCCGGGATCTGGCGCTGTTGGCCCAGGTTGCACCCTACCTTCTGGCCGGCCTGATGCTGGCCTTTGGGCTGGGCCGCCAGATCACCACCATCACCCTGGGGGATGACGTGGCCCGGGGTTTGGGGCAGAACACCGCCTGGGTCAAGGCTCTGGCTGCGCTGGCGGTGGTGCTGCTGGCCGGTGGCTCCGTGGCGGTGGCCGGGCCCATTGGCTTCATCGGGCTGGTGATCCCCCACATGGTTCGTTTTTGGGTGGGCGTAGACTACCGCTGGGTGTTACCGTATGCCGCGCTGGCCGGCGCCATCTTCCTGCTCATCTCCGATGTGGCAGCACGGCTCCTGCTACGGCCTACGGAGCTGCCCGTGGGCGTGATGACAGCCCTCCTGGGCGGGCCGTTCTTCATCTATCTGGTGCGCTGGCGGGTGCGGAGGTAAACCGATGGGCAAACAGGTTGGACAGGAAAATACGCCAGCCCCCTGGCTGGTGGTCCGGGGTGGACGGCTGCCCCTCTCCGTCCGGCTGGACCGGCGGGTACCCTGGGTGCTGTTGGTGGGCCTTCTGGCCACGCTGGCCGTGATGGTGGTCAACATGGGCGTGGGCGAATATCCCATCCCACCGGTGGACGTGCTGAAGACGGTGCTCCACCTGCCCACAGGCAACAGCGACCACTCGTTCATCGTGAACACCCTGCGGTTGCCCCGCATGCTGGTGGCTGCCCTGGTGGGGGTAGCCCTGGGCCTGGCCGGCGCCATCCTCCAGGCGTTGACCCGGAATCCCCTGGCTTCCCCGGGCATCCTGGGTATCAACGCCGGGGCGGGCCTGGCCGCGGTCTCCCTGATTGTGCTCTTTGACCGTGTGTCAGCCAGCCTGCTGCCCCTGGCTGCGTTCGGCGGAGCGTTCCTGGTGGCCCTGGCCATTTACGGGCTGGCCTGGCGCGCCGGGGACTCCCCCACCCGCCTGATCCTGATCGGCATCGGGCTGACGGCCGTGGCCCAGGCCCTGACCACCCTCATGATCACCTTTGGGGACATCAACAACGTCCAGCGGGCGCTGGTCTGGCTGACGGGCAGCGTCTACGGTCGAACCTGGGACGAATTCTGGGCCCTGTTGCCCTGGCTTGTTCTGCTGGGGCCCGTCGCCCTGTTGCTGGCCCGGGACCTGGACGCCTTGAGCCTGGGCGACGAGGTGGCTCGGAGCCTGGGCAGTCCGGTGGATCTGCAGCGGGGAATCTTGCTGGGGGTGGTGGTGGGTCTGGCCGGCGCCGCGGTGGCAACGGCCGGGACCATCGGCTTCGTGGGGCTCATGGCGCCCCACATTGCCCGGCGGCTGGTGGGTCCTGGGCATCTGGGGCTGCTCCCCACGGCCGGCCTCACCGGTGCGTTTCTGGTGGTCACGGCTGATCTGGTGGGACGCACCCTGCTGGCACCCACCGAGTTGCCCTGTGGCCTGGTCACCGCCGCCATTGGTGCCCCCTTCTTTCTGTACCTATTGTGGCGCCAACGGTCGTGAAGGGTTCACCAAAAAGAAGTGCGTGACCGTTACCCACCCATCAGCCGAAACTGATAGGTTCCCCCGACGGATAACGGCCACGCAGGAACTACTATACCACCATCAAGAATTTCCTGCAAATTTGATTTAACGTTGCTGACAATTCATTACTACTGCAATCCAGCGGAATGCTTACGGCAGATATTCAGCGCGGCACTACCCCTGGTGGAAACCGTGGACAAACTTTGGCTGGGATCCACAGTTCACAATCGCCGGAGTTTGGCCATCGGATG
Proteins encoded in this window:
- a CDS encoding FecCD family ABC transporter permease — translated: MGKQVGQENTPAPWLVVRGGRLPLSVRLDRRVPWVLLVGLLATLAVMVVNMGVGEYPIPPVDVLKTVLHLPTGNSDHSFIVNTLRLPRMLVAALVGVALGLAGAILQALTRNPLASPGILGINAGAGLAAVSLIVLFDRVSASLLPLAAFGGAFLVALAIYGLAWRAGDSPTRLILIGIGLTAVAQALTTLMITFGDINNVQRALVWLTGSVYGRTWDEFWALLPWLVLLGPVALLLARDLDALSLGDEVARSLGSPVDLQRGILLGVVVGLAGAAVATAGTIGFVGLMAPHIARRLVGPGHLGLLPTAGLTGAFLVVTADLVGRTLLAPTELPCGLVTAAIGAPFFLYLLWRQRS
- a CDS encoding FecCD family ABC transporter permease — protein: MGVVTTSTASGGLRLVRSRGGLVAGLVLGLALLLAILLASLAFGAAEIPLPEVWAALFAFDAGATNHLIVRTLRVPRALVAALVGASLAVAGALVQGLTRNPLGDPGILGINAGAALGVVVAVFLFQIHTLSLFALFAFAGAALTATAVYGLGAWGRGGPTPLNLTIAGAALTALLSSFTTAILILNQRTLEEVRFWLAGSVAGRDLALLAQVAPYLLAGLMLAFGLGRQITTITLGDDVARGLGQNTAWVKALAALAVVLLAGGSVAVAGPIGFIGLVIPHMVRFWVGVDYRWVLPYAALAGAIFLLISDVAARLLLRPTELPVGVMTALLGGPFFIYLVRWRVRR
- a CDS encoding iron-siderophore ABC transporter substrate-binding protein codes for the protein MNSHKVSYQTRRHPLLTLGLILLLLLAGCAAPAAPDSAPSPAPTPLTVDHALGETEIPTTPQRIVALEWTYVEDLLALGIQPVGVADIAGYEEWVQIPVELAPDVTDVGTRQAPNLETIAGLNPDLIVAPAFRIADIYEQLSEIAPTLAFDAYPTDPEQTQYEEMRQTFLTLADVVNRRAAGEAVLAEMEDTFTAARQAIEAAGLLGEPFVLAQAFGQDTVQVRLFTENALAVQMVEQIGLENAWEDATFQQYGFSTVSVEALPDLGDVHFFYVVQEENNVFAREAVRPVWESLPFVQNGHAYPLGGDTWLFGGPLSAQVLVHAILDALGLALPAETAFPVTIEHKFGTTTIPQAPQRVLSLGYNDQDPILALGVVPVAVRYWFGDPGDQIWPWAEEALGDARPAILNMPFGELNFEAIAALQPDLIIAVSAGIDEEEYALLSQIAPTVAQSDAYVNFGTPWQEQTRLIGRALGKEALANRLVAEMEARFAQAREAHPEFVGATAAIASPAGEGQFFFSGPQHERQRVLTSLGFVLPEELAQIAGDSFYGTISGERLDLLDTDVLIWTVSSPEQRAAIESNPLYQQLAVAREGRHIFLDTSGSGELVGPALVFSSVLSLPLVFDELVPMLAERLQR
- a CDS encoding sucrase ferredoxin; the encoded protein is MATVTTTAPHLQDSTYCNVLARQNGLDPGGHAGHFDDAVLVETPLPWRRDIYQTAGPLPQELIDLLALWLERYRQTGIYNHRPLLIAPDPDYSEPGYRRVIFYRRPQEPCAHFHKTEYSVPEAKVGPLLWALFQDREGLAAFEPYRRPEAERLRDLLVCTHGTVDVACAKFGYPLYRNLRHEIASPDLRIWRVSHFGGHVFAPTFLDMPTGHYWAYMDVAESEAVLGRTGAPAALYGHYRGWAGLPTGFAQAVEREIWQQEGWQWFDYPKACTVLEQDTDGASPRWMVIRMDFRRTDGSSAGYLARVEISHTVETRPSTRGADAYAYPQYEVSWLKLVT